The following are from one region of the Roseobacter fucihabitans genome:
- the motA gene encoding flagellar motor stator protein MotA, whose product MIGFVGIIVVFVMVFGGYLAAGGKMGIIIKALPFEMTMIGGAAVGAFLISNSMSAVKQTAGDLGRVFKGPKWAHDDYRDLLCLLFELIRLARQNPVAIEEHIEAPEESTIFTKYSKILSDAEVIALICDTMRSASMNYDDPHQVEEVLEKRMEANMHHALHSSHALQTVADGLPALGIVAAVLGIIKTMGSIDQPPEVLGKLIGGALVGTFLGVFLAYGFVGPFAAKVKTVTEEDGHFYQLVREVLVANLHAHATNICIEVGRQNTPSHCRPSFSELEDALKAVKQGAA is encoded by the coding sequence ATGATCGGATTCGTTGGAATAATCGTTGTCTTTGTCATGGTGTTTGGTGGCTATCTTGCAGCTGGCGGCAAAATGGGCATCATCATCAAGGCTCTGCCCTTTGAAATGACGATGATCGGTGGTGCCGCAGTTGGGGCCTTTTTGATCAGCAATAGCATGTCCGCCGTAAAACAAACGGCCGGTGACTTGGGGCGTGTCTTCAAAGGCCCTAAATGGGCACATGACGACTATAGAGATTTGCTATGCTTACTCTTCGAACTCATCCGACTTGCTAGACAAAATCCTGTTGCAATCGAAGAACATATCGAAGCTCCCGAAGAGTCGACAATTTTTACCAAATACTCAAAGATCCTAAGTGATGCAGAAGTCATCGCACTGATCTGTGATACGATGCGTTCCGCCTCCATGAACTACGACGATCCGCATCAGGTTGAGGAAGTCCTTGAAAAACGTATGGAAGCAAATATGCACCATGCGCTCCATTCAAGCCATGCGCTTCAGACAGTGGCAGATGGTTTACCAGCTCTGGGGATTGTGGCTGCTGTTTTGGGTATTATCAAGACTATGGGGTCAATCGATCAGCCTCCAGAAGTACTTGGCAAACTGATAGGTGGCGCTTTGGTCGGCACTTTCCTTGGCGTTTTTCTAGCTTATGGTTTCGTTGGGCCCTTTGCGGCAAAAGTAAAAACGGTCACAGAGGAAGACGGTCACTTCTATCAATTGGTCCGGGAAGTACTGGTGGCAAATCTTCATGCCCATGCAACCAATATTTGTATCGAAGTGGGACGCCAAAATACTCCTTCGCATTGTCGACCGAGTTTTTCAGAATTGGAAGATGCACTAAAAGCCGTCAAACAAGGTGCTGCATGA
- a CDS encoding Calx-beta domain-containing protein: protein MLTITGGEIIEGSSNNDGFIVFTATLSGPLLDPVSFTYAARSGTADEEADFDSSGTILTIPAGQTSVQFFVRTVADNTSEADESVKVDVFNVQGTQLANGELRTTVQGVILDDDGTGQKRSLLVSDALISENDTGTKQAVFEVRLSQASTEAITIDYETRDGTARAGSDYTAATGSVTFAAGQTVTTVSVDVIGDTAVEGSEQFSLVVAPTAADADLLAVDFAGGVATILDDDASGTEPSLSVTGADVLEGSSNNDNFIAYTVTLSEPSLSAVSFTYRAISGTADVNADFDNGGTNTVTIAAGQTTAQFFVRTVAENNSEVDESVKVEIFNIQGAVLANGEPITTVMGVILDDDGTGQKRVAFVNDVRLLEGDGGSKQAVFEVRLSEPAGEAITLSFQTRDGTAMAGSDYTATTGTVTFAAGQTIASVAVDVSGDTTIEGSEKFSLIVAPIAADADQLAVDFAGGVATILDDDASGSAPSLTVTGGETVEGSSNNDTFITYTATLSEPALSAVSFTYRAISGTADVNADFDNGGTNTVTIAAGQTTAQFFVRTVAENTQEADESVQVDIFNVQGAEFANGEERIIVQSVLLDDDGSGLKRAVLVQDTVIVEGDSGTKQAVFEIRLSNPSGEEIVFDFTTVEGTATSNADFRGLSGQVTFAAGQTVASVVVDVFGDTSSERMESFQLVLTTASPEIEGGQTGVAATATLLDDDTALGFAPEISLTAGDIVEGSSNNDTFLVFTVALSEASTSPVSFSYAALSGTAVVSDDFDVNASTFTIPAGTTTGQIFVRTVADNTPEEDETVVLELSNPTGAVFAGGGATLSATGTILDDDTPAPVLGTPRVTVADASAPEGGVMTFTLTRIGSTAEATTGSFSLLNGTADAGADYTGASGQFSFAVGAITTSISVPISNDGQIEGPETLVLRLSDLENGVLPGNAREAFAIGTIAPTPPPPNPTIILGSEAGETITGTSVDEHIFGFGGDDRILGARGDDIIFGGDGVDVLNGGEGNDSISGGDGADTVYGQGGNDRIDGGDGNDQLLGESGNDTIFGGLGDDTIGGGDGVDNIDAGDGDDTAFGGEGNDAIRGGEGNDTLFGSGGNDLIDGGDGNDTIFGETGIDTLLGGAGDDFMGGGGGGDVMDGQEGNDMMFGGANDDTMVGGSGNDTMDGQTQDDDLFGQTGNDTLFGGDGFDFLDGGSGDDVLNGGNQGDTLVGGLGVDTLNGGAGFDTFDFNAVVESAFGAADTIIGFEGTGTFGGDTIDLSTIDANATLGGNQAFTFLGAVTNAVGLGFGAGALWTQEFDGQTRLYGNINNDGFIDLEVRINDGPGTLAANYTAGDFIL, encoded by the coding sequence ATGCTGACGATTACTGGCGGAGAAATTATTGAAGGCTCCAGCAATAATGACGGCTTTATCGTCTTTACTGCTACTCTATCTGGTCCGCTCCTGGATCCGGTCTCTTTCACATATGCAGCCCGCTCGGGCACGGCGGATGAAGAAGCGGACTTCGATAGTAGCGGTACGATCCTGACAATCCCCGCGGGACAAACATCGGTCCAATTTTTTGTGCGCACTGTGGCGGATAATACCTCAGAAGCTGATGAAAGCGTTAAGGTGGACGTCTTCAACGTGCAAGGCACCCAGCTGGCCAACGGCGAATTGCGCACAACCGTTCAGGGCGTAATCCTTGATGATGATGGTACAGGACAAAAGCGGTCGTTGCTGGTCAGCGATGCCCTAATAAGCGAAAACGATACTGGAACGAAACAGGCGGTTTTTGAAGTTCGTTTGTCACAAGCATCGACCGAGGCGATCACGATTGACTATGAAACCCGTGATGGCACAGCGCGCGCTGGCTCCGACTATACCGCAGCGACTGGATCAGTGACCTTTGCCGCCGGACAGACGGTAACGACGGTCAGCGTGGACGTGATTGGTGACACGGCCGTTGAAGGCAGCGAACAATTCTCGCTCGTTGTCGCGCCCACCGCCGCGGACGCCGACCTACTGGCAGTGGATTTCGCAGGTGGCGTGGCAACGATCCTTGATGATGACGCTTCGGGGACCGAACCCTCGCTGTCGGTCACAGGCGCAGATGTGCTTGAGGGTTCCAGCAACAACGACAACTTCATCGCCTATACCGTGACCCTGTCGGAACCATCGCTGTCTGCTGTTTCTTTTACCTACCGTGCCATTTCAGGCACGGCTGATGTGAACGCTGACTTTGACAATGGCGGGACGAACACCGTTACAATCGCTGCGGGGCAGACCACGGCGCAGTTCTTTGTGCGGACGGTAGCCGAGAACAACAGTGAGGTGGACGAGAGCGTTAAGGTCGAGATATTTAACATTCAGGGCGCTGTTCTGGCCAATGGGGAGCCGATCACCACCGTCATGGGCGTAATCCTCGACGATGATGGCACCGGGCAAAAGCGGGTCGCTTTCGTAAATGATGTGCGGCTGTTGGAAGGCGATGGCGGTTCGAAACAGGCGGTCTTCGAGGTTCGCTTGTCAGAGCCTGCTGGTGAGGCGATCACGCTGAGTTTTCAGACCCGGGATGGTACAGCTATGGCAGGCTCGGACTACACGGCCACTACGGGCACTGTGACCTTTGCGGCAGGTCAGACGATCGCATCAGTGGCCGTCGATGTTTCGGGCGATACAACTATTGAAGGCAGCGAGAAATTCTCGCTTATCGTGGCCCCTATAGCGGCAGATGCGGATCAGCTTGCAGTGGATTTCGCCGGCGGCGTGGCAACGATCCTAGATGACGATGCATCGGGCAGCGCACCCTCGCTGACGGTGACGGGTGGAGAAACCGTTGAGGGCTCCAGCAACAATGACACATTTATCACCTATACGGCGACTTTGTCAGAGCCCGCATTATCTGCTGTTTCCTTCACCTATCGTGCCATTTCGGGCACGGCGGATGTGAACGCTGACTTTGACAATGGCGGGACGAACACCGTTACAATCGCTGCGGGGCAGACCACGGCGCAGTTCTTTGTGCGCACAGTGGCGGAGAATACCCAGGAAGCCGATGAAAGCGTTCAGGTCGATATCTTCAATGTGCAAGGGGCTGAATTCGCCAATGGCGAAGAGCGCATAATCGTGCAATCGGTGTTGCTGGATGATGACGGTTCGGGGCTCAAACGCGCTGTTTTGGTGCAGGATACCGTGATCGTGGAAGGTGACAGCGGTACCAAACAGGCCGTCTTTGAAATTCGCCTCTCTAATCCATCTGGTGAGGAAATTGTTTTTGACTTCACTACTGTCGAAGGAACTGCGACGAGCAATGCCGATTTTAGGGGCCTCAGCGGTCAGGTGACTTTTGCAGCCGGTCAGACAGTGGCCTCCGTCGTGGTGGATGTGTTTGGTGATACGAGCTCCGAACGGATGGAAAGCTTTCAGCTTGTGTTGACAACCGCGTCGCCTGAAATCGAGGGCGGACAAACGGGGGTTGCTGCGACAGCCACGCTGCTTGATGACGATACGGCGCTGGGGTTCGCACCGGAAATCTCCCTTACGGCTGGAGATATCGTTGAGGGCTCCAGCAATAATGACACATTCCTTGTGTTTACGGTCGCTCTGTCAGAGGCGTCTACAAGCCCGGTATCCTTCAGCTATGCGGCGTTGTCAGGTACGGCGGTTGTGTCCGATGACTTTGACGTGAATGCCAGCACGTTTACCATCCCGGCGGGCACGACAACCGGACAGATTTTTGTGCGCACCGTGGCGGATAATACGCCTGAAGAAGATGAAACCGTTGTTCTGGAGCTGTCAAACCCAACAGGGGCGGTCTTTGCGGGCGGTGGTGCCACCCTAAGCGCCACAGGCACTATCCTTGATGATGACACTCCCGCGCCTGTCTTGGGTACACCGCGGGTGACTGTGGCCGATGCGAGCGCGCCTGAAGGCGGGGTGATGACATTTACGCTGACGCGGATCGGCTCGACCGCTGAGGCAACGACCGGGTCTTTCAGCCTTTTGAACGGCACCGCCGACGCCGGGGCAGACTACACCGGCGCAAGTGGACAGTTCAGCTTTGCGGTGGGTGCGATCACCACATCGATTTCCGTACCGATAAGCAATGACGGCCAGATTGAAGGACCTGAGACATTGGTCCTGCGCCTGTCTGATCTGGAGAATGGCGTCTTGCCGGGGAACGCGCGTGAGGCCTTCGCTATCGGAACGATCGCGCCAACGCCACCGCCACCGAACCCGACCATCATCTTGGGGAGTGAAGCCGGGGAGACCATCACCGGCACCAGTGTTGACGAGCATATTTTTGGCTTTGGAGGCGACGACCGGATTCTCGGCGCAAGGGGCGACGACATCATCTTTGGCGGCGACGGCGTGGATGTGCTCAACGGGGGCGAGGGGAACGACTCGATCTCGGGCGGCGACGGCGCAGATACTGTCTACGGCCAGGGCGGGAATGACCGTATCGACGGGGGTGACGGCAACGACCAGCTCTTAGGTGAATCGGGCAATGACACCATCTTCGGCGGTCTCGGTGATGATACGATCGGTGGCGGCGACGGGGTCGATAACATCGACGCGGGCGACGGTGACGACACCGCATTCGGCGGCGAGGGCAACGACGCCATCCGCGGCGGTGAGGGCAACGACACGCTCTTTGGCAGCGGCGGCAATGACCTGATCGACGGTGGAGACGGCAATGATACGATTTTCGGCGAAACCGGGATCGACACGCTGCTGGGTGGCGCCGGCGACGATTTCATGGGCGGCGGCGGCGGCGGCGATGTCATGGACGGCCAGGAAGGCAACGACATGATGTTCGGCGGTGCGAACGACGACACGATGGTGGGCGGGTCCGGCAACGACACCATGGATGGCCAGACCCAGGACGACGACCTCTTTGGTCAAACGGGCAATGACACGCTGTTCGGCGGTGACGGGTTCGACTTCCTGGATGGCGGCTCCGGCGACGACGTGCTGAACGGCGGCAACCAGGGCGATACGCTGGTCGGCGGCCTGGGCGTGGATACGCTGAATGGTGGTGCCGGGTTTGACACCTTTGACTTCAACGCGGTGGTCGAATCGGCCTTCGGGGCGGCGGATACGATCATTGGCTTCGAGGGTACCGGGACCTTCGGCGGTGATACGATCGACCTGTCAACCATTGATGCTAATGCCACACTGGGAGGCAACCAGGCCTTCACCTTCCTCGGCGCTGTCACCAATGCGGTTGGCCTCGGCTTCGGCGCGGGGGCTCTCTGGACGCAGGAGTTCGACGGCCAGACGCGGCTTTATGGTAACATCAACAACGACGGCTTCATCGATCTTGAGGTACGCATCAACGACGGACCGGGCACCCTGGCAGCCAACTACACCGCAGGCGACTTCATCCTGTGA
- a CDS encoding MotE family protein, with protein MLLKKKFFGKNGRGSILLIVSLLVGSAVVRVGTGAGQAVATENPLAPSEKQEAITAEAPQDSILSDDDKVEMAVLLRSFQEREARISEKEEKIAIRMKTLKVADEEIERRLTMLEEAETSLRGLLALANTAAEDDLVRLTTVYENMKPKDAAPLFEQMEPDFAAGFLGRMRADAAAGIMSGLSPQAAYSISVILAGRNADVPKG; from the coding sequence ATGCTTTTGAAAAAGAAGTTTTTTGGAAAGAACGGACGCGGATCTATTCTTCTAATAGTGAGCTTGCTTGTTGGATCAGCAGTGGTTCGAGTTGGTACGGGCGCCGGACAGGCTGTTGCGACTGAAAATCCACTTGCACCCTCAGAAAAACAGGAAGCAATAACTGCTGAAGCACCTCAGGACAGCATCTTATCCGATGACGACAAAGTTGAAATGGCGGTCCTGTTACGATCATTTCAGGAACGCGAAGCGCGAATTTCGGAAAAAGAAGAAAAAATCGCTATCAGGATGAAAACCTTGAAGGTGGCGGACGAGGAAATCGAAAGAAGGCTGACCATGTTGGAAGAGGCAGAAACTTCGCTCCGCGGTCTGTTGGCATTAGCAAACACTGCTGCAGAAGACGATTTAGTTCGGTTGACTACTGTCTATGAAAATATGAAGCCAAAAGATGCCGCACCATTATTCGAACAGATGGAACCGGATTTCGCGGCCGGTTTTTTAGGGCGCATGAGAGCCGATGCCGCGGCGGGAATCATGTCAGGTCTATCGCCTCAAGCAGCTTACTCGATCAGTGTCATTCTAGCCGGCCGAAATGCCGATGTTCCAAAAGGATAG
- the fliF gene encoding flagellar basal-body MS-ring/collar protein FliF: MQQLLNAWTGLELRRQIIVLVATGAMFFGILAMTRMASTPSMTLLYSGLENGAAGDVVRSLEQRGAVFEVRGGAIFVSSKERDQLRMTLASEGLPENSNRGYELLDSLSGFGTTSQMFDAAYWRAKEGELARTIVSSPHISMARVHIASTGSNPFQRGVTPKASVAVTPSGGAITGQQAKAIRFLVSSAVAGLASDDVAVIDANGSLVGSTDEAAPTNGGDDKAQILKDKVERLLEARVGFGNAIVEVSVDTVNESEAIRERSFDPQSRVAISTDTEERTNSSNEAGGGDVTVASNLPDEEGGEGENSSSQNSESRERINYEVSETEREILRSPGAVRRLTVAVLVNETSVVSEAGEQTFAPREEAELEALRDLVSSAVGFDETRGDIITIKSMALQSVAPQGTVASTSFFDVLSIDLMSAIQMAVLAIVTLILGLFVVRPLLMKPAQLPEAAGPALLGADDAQSEEEGLNGEVATDEFDMPDLPIISGFGNDGMDGLPDLNMAGGMTDDPVDRLRNLIGERQEETVEILRGWLEDKEEKV; encoded by the coding sequence GTGCAGCAACTTTTAAACGCTTGGACCGGGCTCGAGCTTCGTCGTCAGATAATCGTTCTCGTGGCAACAGGGGCAATGTTTTTTGGAATACTAGCAATGACAAGGATGGCATCTACGCCTTCTATGACGCTGCTCTATTCCGGGTTGGAAAATGGTGCGGCTGGTGATGTCGTTCGGTCTCTTGAGCAGCGTGGTGCAGTTTTTGAGGTGCGCGGGGGTGCAATTTTTGTCTCTTCCAAAGAGCGCGATCAACTGCGGATGACTTTGGCGAGCGAAGGGCTGCCAGAAAACTCGAACCGCGGGTATGAGCTGCTTGATTCGCTCTCTGGTTTCGGCACCACATCCCAAATGTTTGATGCCGCCTATTGGAGAGCTAAGGAAGGCGAACTTGCGCGAACAATTGTTTCCAGCCCCCATATCTCAATGGCCAGGGTGCATATTGCCAGCACTGGATCAAATCCTTTTCAGCGCGGCGTAACGCCAAAGGCGTCTGTCGCAGTCACCCCATCCGGTGGGGCCATTACCGGGCAACAGGCGAAGGCAATTCGTTTTCTTGTTTCTTCAGCAGTGGCTGGCTTGGCATCAGATGATGTCGCAGTGATTGACGCGAATGGATCACTTGTTGGCTCCACGGATGAAGCCGCGCCAACAAATGGTGGCGATGACAAAGCTCAGATATTGAAGGATAAAGTTGAACGTTTGCTGGAAGCCAGGGTTGGTTTTGGCAATGCGATTGTTGAAGTGAGCGTTGATACGGTTAACGAAAGTGAAGCGATCAGGGAACGTTCCTTTGACCCGCAAAGTCGTGTCGCAATAAGTACCGATACCGAGGAACGGACTAACTCTTCCAACGAAGCGGGCGGTGGAGACGTAACGGTTGCATCCAATCTACCAGATGAAGAGGGCGGTGAAGGCGAGAACTCGTCGTCTCAGAACAGTGAGAGCCGCGAACGCATAAATTACGAAGTTTCTGAGACGGAACGAGAGATTCTGCGCAGTCCGGGAGCTGTCAGAAGACTGACGGTCGCGGTGCTCGTAAATGAAACTTCTGTAGTGTCCGAGGCAGGAGAGCAGACGTTCGCACCACGCGAGGAAGCGGAGCTGGAAGCCTTGAGAGACCTGGTTTCCTCTGCCGTAGGGTTTGATGAAACGCGAGGCGATATTATCACCATCAAGTCAATGGCTCTACAAAGCGTTGCGCCGCAAGGAACGGTGGCAAGCACCTCCTTTTTTGACGTCCTGAGTATAGACCTAATGTCGGCTATTCAGATGGCCGTTCTTGCCATCGTAACACTTATTTTGGGATTGTTTGTTGTGCGGCCCCTGCTGATGAAACCTGCACAGCTTCCCGAAGCAGCTGGACCGGCTTTGCTGGGTGCTGATGATGCGCAGTCTGAGGAGGAAGGGCTGAACGGCGAGGTTGCAACTGACGAATTTGATATGCCTGACTTGCCGATCATTTCCGGGTTTGGAAATGATGGCATGGATGGTTTGCCCGATCTCAATATGGCGGGCGGAATGACGGACGATCCAGTGGACAGGTTGCGGAATCTGATAGGAGAAAGACAAGAAGAGACTGTGGAGATATTGCGTGGCTGGCTTGAAGACAAAGAGGAGAAGGTTTGA
- a CDS encoding heme biosynthesis protein HemY yields the protein MNKFILTCFVYAFYLSSLAMADPIFLRSGDHDGFTRLVLQLPPNVQWEVSSIPGKQSISFRGHDDGFDIRGVFEIIQRDRLINIQTFPSRLELELNCNCKVEYFVEFNKYLVIDIMDSPLFLPNEIGKSTNLKQLEIHSNFGFGELMWIAPEPKPVSRYSEEDLSEGADQKASDEASLAAASVAEQTRKRLLEGVANAASRGLIQPQLPEENIQPTTQQAPQTVDIYDSSGQEVFDLNTQLGNLRVTSSRDSPQNSGNIGLTASGTVCPDPGVIQVTNWGDEGPFHEQTSKLREKLYTELDRLDEQTVLELARLYIYFGFGLEAKQTLRLSKNLETLHPEILDLADIVDFGFARNPRIIHRYLGCNSDGSFWAVLAARTISPNKMINEKAALRGLSKLPPHLRDYLAPKLSERFTGLEKFVSASIALRQIDPNGETGDTDSEIAKAIIDNSAGRTSSADLVFSEISLADSSDAPKALISYIENRLINLDAVGEDVSLLIDAYAFEFRNSALSSQLERAQILSSALSGQFDKAIKLTNLLKSNHEEEPISEILPHVLSVLANSASDIDFLDIVFRELPADRKEISPEVIFVVAERLLALGFPEFAQEWLDGAPKENWDSRFLELRANIFLELNQPQAALKFIESAFGGRVNEIKARAHLALGQNDVATDLFEAAGLVEQAQRSAWLSDQGVSLRQAQTAPLNKVQELTNRTISNVPKNNSMLSETVSALEESANARNALGIALKELEISD from the coding sequence ATGAATAAGTTCATTTTGACCTGTTTTGTATATGCATTTTACTTGTCAAGTCTTGCCATGGCTGATCCCATTTTTCTACGATCAGGCGACCATGATGGATTTACGAGACTAGTCCTGCAATTACCTCCTAACGTTCAATGGGAAGTCTCAAGCATTCCAGGAAAACAATCGATTTCTTTTCGTGGGCACGATGATGGCTTTGATATTAGGGGAGTTTTCGAGATCATACAACGAGATCGACTCATCAACATTCAGACTTTCCCATCAAGGTTAGAACTAGAACTTAATTGCAATTGCAAAGTCGAATACTTTGTTGAATTCAATAAATATTTGGTGATCGACATAATGGATAGTCCGCTATTTTTGCCGAATGAAATCGGCAAGAGCACTAATCTGAAACAACTAGAGATCCACTCTAATTTTGGTTTCGGTGAATTGATGTGGATCGCTCCTGAGCCAAAACCAGTTTCAAGGTATAGTGAAGAGGATTTAAGTGAAGGCGCAGATCAGAAAGCCTCAGATGAAGCTTCCTTGGCTGCAGCAAGCGTCGCCGAACAAACTCGAAAAAGGCTATTAGAGGGTGTCGCAAATGCTGCATCTAGAGGTTTGATCCAGCCCCAACTACCGGAAGAAAATATCCAACCAACTACTCAACAAGCGCCACAAACGGTCGACATATATGATTCATCGGGCCAAGAAGTTTTCGATTTAAATACTCAGTTAGGTAACCTTCGCGTCACAAGTAGTCGTGACTCGCCCCAAAACAGTGGAAATATCGGATTAACCGCCTCCGGGACTGTTTGTCCCGATCCAGGGGTAATTCAAGTAACAAACTGGGGCGATGAGGGTCCCTTCCATGAACAAACGTCAAAACTACGAGAAAAGCTATATACTGAATTGGATCGGCTAGATGAACAGACTGTACTCGAATTAGCACGACTATATATCTATTTTGGGTTTGGACTAGAGGCAAAGCAGACACTTCGGTTATCTAAAAATTTGGAAACTCTCCATCCAGAGATTCTTGATCTAGCGGATATTGTGGATTTTGGTTTTGCAAGAAACCCTCGTATTATTCATAGATATTTGGGCTGTAACTCAGACGGATCTTTTTGGGCAGTATTAGCCGCAAGGACAATATCCCCAAACAAAATGATAAATGAAAAAGCGGCATTACGAGGGTTATCAAAGCTACCTCCACACTTAAGAGACTATCTAGCACCAAAGTTAAGCGAGCGGTTTACAGGCCTAGAAAAGTTTGTTTCGGCTTCTATCGCGTTGCGTCAGATCGACCCAAACGGAGAAACTGGAGATACTGATTCTGAGATAGCTAAAGCCATAATTGATAATAGCGCAGGCAGAACGAGCTCCGCCGATCTCGTCTTTTCGGAGATTTCGCTTGCAGATAGCAGCGACGCGCCAAAAGCTCTGATTTCATACATTGAAAACAGGCTTATAAATTTGGACGCTGTTGGAGAAGATGTATCACTACTAATTGACGCTTATGCTTTCGAATTTCGAAATAGCGCTCTTAGCTCGCAACTTGAGCGCGCTCAAATACTCTCTTCTGCGCTTTCAGGACAATTTGACAAAGCCATAAAATTAACTAATCTATTAAAATCGAATCATGAAGAAGAGCCAATCTCAGAAATTCTCCCCCACGTCCTTTCTGTACTAGCTAATAGCGCGAGCGACATAGACTTCTTAGATATCGTATTTCGCGAACTCCCTGCCGATCGAAAAGAAATTTCACCAGAGGTTATTTTTGTTGTTGCAGAAAGACTGCTCGCGTTGGGGTTCCCAGAGTTCGCACAAGAATGGTTAGATGGGGCTCCTAAAGAAAATTGGGACTCGAGATTTTTGGAGCTCCGAGCAAATATTTTTCTTGAACTAAATCAACCACAGGCTGCTTTAAAATTTATTGAATCTGCTTTCGGCGGTCGTGTCAATGAGATAAAGGCACGCGCCCATTTAGCGTTAGGTCAAAACGATGTGGCTACCGATCTATTCGAAGCTGCAGGTCTAGTTGAGCAGGCGCAGCGATCAGCATGGTTATCAGATCAAGGAGTTAGTCTTAGACAAGCGCAAACTGCTCCATTAAATAAGGTTCAAGAACTTACAAATAGGACCATTTCCAACGTTCCAAAAAATAATTCTATGCTATCCGAAACAGTTAGCGCGCTCGAGGAAAGTGCCAATGCTAGAAACGCATTGGGCATTGCTTTAAAAGAACTGGAGATATCCGACTAG
- the fliL gene encoding flagellar basal body-associated protein FliL, translated as MADTTTDDLELEPKSSKMPIIIGLVLLLAGGGVGFFVTWSGIIFGHESVEEPMGDEMKDAAPKVVFIPLEPITVSLSPNSQQKHLRFRAQLEVFEKNAKEVEQNIPRVVDVLNGYLRAVEVRDIEDPAALTRLRAQMLRRVQIATGRDRINDLLIMEFVLN; from the coding sequence ATGGCCGACACCACGACGGATGATCTGGAATTGGAACCGAAATCGTCGAAAATGCCTATAATTATCGGGTTAGTGCTACTGCTTGCAGGGGGTGGTGTTGGGTTTTTCGTGACGTGGTCCGGTATAATTTTCGGCCACGAATCAGTTGAAGAGCCTATGGGAGATGAGATGAAAGACGCCGCGCCAAAGGTTGTTTTTATCCCGCTTGAACCGATTACCGTGTCGCTATCCCCAAATAGTCAACAAAAACATCTGCGCTTTCGCGCGCAGTTAGAGGTTTTCGAAAAGAATGCCAAAGAGGTCGAACAGAACATACCCCGCGTGGTGGATGTTCTGAACGGTTATCTACGCGCAGTTGAAGTGCGCGATATCGAGGATCCCGCGGCGTTAACGCGCCTGCGTGCGCAGATGTTACGTCGCGTACAGATCGCCACAGGCCGCGACCGCATCAACGATCTTCTCATCATGGAATTTGTATTAAACTAG
- a CDS encoding FliM/FliN family flagellar motor C-terminal domain-containing protein, translating to MTEVPAEQKLTAEPKNPFTSVPIELTVCVGKARPLIRDLISLGENDVLPLDRSVDDPVDLYVGDRLIARGMLEESEDEKSSQLVVRLTEIVDLQASL from the coding sequence ATGACTGAAGTACCGGCGGAGCAAAAACTGACAGCTGAGCCAAAAAACCCGTTCACATCTGTACCGATTGAACTGACTGTATGTGTCGGTAAAGCCAGACCCTTGATCAGGGATCTAATATCTCTGGGAGAAAACGATGTTTTGCCTTTGGACAGGTCTGTAGATGATCCCGTGGATCTCTATGTTGGCGATCGTTTGATAGCGCGTGGAATGCTCGAAGAAAGTGAAGATGAAAAATCCAGCCAATTGGTTGTACGCCTGACAGAAATTGTCGATCTGCAGGCAAGTCTCTAA
- a CDS encoding ABC transporter ATP-binding protein, whose protein sequence is MSLSHRYRNFGQSSVEVEDNDLLSSEGIEDQKLQSFEEGYQAGWDDAIKAQTDATMKVSTELGQNLQDMSFTYQEALSKLTLSIEPVMHQIVEKLLPAFARQTLGSHIIGELRDLVKLHAGQPIEIVISPENVETIKELAGKNLTDTFQIFEEPSLGQGQAFVRVGSQERSIDIDCVILGVSEAMTAFFHETEQEKSDD, encoded by the coding sequence ATGTCTTTGTCGCACAGGTATCGAAATTTTGGCCAGTCGTCTGTTGAAGTCGAGGACAACGACCTATTGAGTTCAGAAGGAATCGAGGATCAAAAGCTTCAGTCCTTCGAAGAAGGTTATCAGGCTGGCTGGGATGATGCGATTAAGGCACAAACAGATGCCACTATGAAGGTAAGCACCGAGCTTGGACAAAACCTGCAAGACATGTCCTTCACGTATCAGGAGGCTCTCTCGAAATTAACGCTCTCTATAGAGCCGGTGATGCACCAAATCGTCGAAAAACTACTACCGGCATTCGCACGTCAAACGCTGGGCAGCCATATCATTGGCGAACTGCGGGATTTGGTGAAATTGCACGCGGGTCAGCCTATCGAAATCGTCATTTCGCCCGAAAATGTGGAAACGATTAAGGAACTGGCTGGCAAGAACCTTACCGATACGTTTCAGATTTTCGAAGAACCCTCTCTTGGCCAAGGACAGGCTTTCGTTCGAGTGGGCTCACAGGAACGTAGTATTGATATTGATTGCGTCATCCTTGGAGTTTCCGAAGCCATGACGGCATTTTTTCATGAAACTGAACAGGAGAAGAGCGATGACTGA